Below is a window of Tissierellales bacterium DNA.
AATTTTTCTTCCATAAACTTAATATTCACCTTCATCTTTTGTTTTCTTTTCTATTAAATATGCTAAATCCCCTAAAACTTCTTTTTGTTTCTTTATAAGTTGTTTATTCCCTATCTCTCCTAAATATAACAACTCATTTAACTGTTCTCTAGAAAAAGCCTTTTCCTCACCAGTTCCTTGTATCTCAACAAATTCATCAGAATCTGTCATAACAATGTTCATATCTACTTCTGCATTAAAATCCTCTTCATAACATAGATCTAATAAAGCTTCCCCTTCTACAATGCCTACACTAATTGCTGAAACAAAGTTCAATACTGGCATACTAGAGATTTCCCTTTTATTATATAAATAATATAATGCATCTACAAGGGCAACATAAGCACCGGTTATAGAAGCAGTCCTAGTTCCTCCATCTGCTTGTATAACATCACAGTCTATCCAAATAGTTCTCTCCCCTATTATATTCAAATTAACAACTGTTCTTAATACCCTACCAATAAGTCTTTGAATTTCTTGAGTTCTTCCTTCCACCTTTCCCCTAGAGGCGGCTCTAATTTTTCTATTCGCTGTAGAACCTGGAAGCATAGAATATTCTGCAGTTACCCACCCTTGGTTAGTTCCTTTTAAGAAACGGGGTACTCTTTCATCTATCATAGCTGTACATATAACTTTAGTATCCCCCATTTCTATAAGAGTAGAACCCTGAGGGTGCTTTAAATAATTTCTTTTAATATTTATCTTCCTTAATTCATCAAAACTTCTATTGTCAATTCTCACCATTAGTATACATCTCCTATTTAAATCTTCAATTTTTATAATAACAAAATTTCTATTTTATTTCTACATATTTACTACTTTAATTCTTGACAAAATAAATAAGCTGCCATTAAGACAGCTTAATATTCATTGGCAAAGACAGGTATGGCCATATCATAATCATAATCTATACCAATCTTTTCTAAATCTTTACCATCAATAAGTATCTCTACCTTTTCAATTTCATCAAATTGACTTAAAGTTATACCAATGTTTTTTATCATTCCAGTTAATACACTTTCTTCTTTTAAGATATCAATAGAACCAGTATAGATATCTACATAGGCTGTTCCCTCTTTTACTTCTACCCCCTCTAAGTTAACTCCATCGGGAATTGCTGTATCTAACCCCATATCCTCTGGTGGTCCATCAAAAAGTTCTTCTAAAGCTGTGAATACATTGGGAATAGGTGCTATTGTAGGTATAGTTACAGGTACAAAATATTCAAATTCATTATTTTCCATTCCCTTAAAATAAACTACTATTCTTGACTTAGCATTTTCTAAATTGCCTAACAGATTTATATTTTCCCGTTTTAGTGGTTCTCCAACCTCTGTACCGTGTTTTAAAGTAGGTACAACGCCTCCATCAATCATTACCTGAACTTCATTAATTGCCGGAAACTCAGTTAATGTATATACTACTCCATTTATTAAATTCTCTTCTTCTTTTTCCGTTTCATAATTTAATACTTCCCCTGTAAAATCAATTTTACAAAGTCCTGTATCTTCATCTATAGTAATTCCCTTTATTTCTGTACCAGCAGGAATTATTGGCGATAATCCTGTAGACGCTAAATTTTCTTGGAGAGCTGGATTATCTATCATATTGTTAATAGCCGAATTTGCTATACCTTCTTCCCAAGGTATTTTTCTCATCATAGGTACCAATAATCCTTTACTATTTTGAAAATAAAGAATTGTTTTCCT
It encodes the following:
- the rph gene encoding ribonuclease PH, with amino-acid sequence MVRIDNRSFDELRKINIKRNYLKHPQGSTLIEMGDTKVICTAMIDERVPRFLKGTNQGWVTAEYSMLPGSTANRKIRAASRGKVEGRTQEIQRLIGRVLRTVVNLNIIGERTIWIDCDVIQADGGTRTASITGAYVALVDALYYLYNKREISSMPVLNFVSAISVGIVEGEALLDLCYEEDFNAEVDMNIVMTDSDEFVEIQGTGEEKAFSREQLNELLYLGEIGNKQLIKKQKEVLGDLAYLIEKKTKDEGEY
- a CDS encoding GerMN domain-containing protein translates to MKVKKFILILFVLILTISVSGCKRSGLKKLFSKEEPMEIIRSDDEEKIDLTEEGDELRKTILYFQNSKGLLVPMMRKIPWEEGIANSAINNMIDNPALQENLASTGLSPIIPAGTEIKGITIDEDTGLCKIDFTGEVLNYETEKEEENLINGVVYTLTEFPAINEVQVMIDGGVVPTLKHGTEVGEPLKRENINLLGNLENAKSRIVVYFKGMENNEFEYFVPVTIPTIAPIPNVFTALEELFDGPPEDMGLDTAIPDGVNLEGVEVKEGTAYVDIYTGSIDILKEESVLTGMIKNIGITLSQFDEIEKVEILIDGKDLEKIGIDYDYDMAIPVFANEY